The DNA segment GAAAAAAAGTTCAGGTTGAGTTTAAGTCCTAGGGCCTGACAGGGAGACCCTGGCCTCCATTCTTCCCCAGACTTCTGTTATCTTCCGTTTCAGTTCTCATCATGTCTGTCCGGACTCTCCCCTGACATCAGCATCGGTCCTTTTCCCGCAGGGGGAGTTTTCCAGTCcttgctgaaagcatttccttctcCACTGTAACAGCACAGGCGTTAAATTAGTTGGAGTCTTTGTAACAAGTTCGTTCCGTTCCTATGGAAGAGAAACTTACAAGGCAGCAACAAGATGCCGTGCGCGGTAGGTTTCATAGACTCGCTTGGTCTTTAAATGTCCTTTCTTGGCTAATGTCCTTATCCATCCTCTGGTCCTCAGTGAACTTTGATGGAATATTTCCGCAGTTTCAGAAATTGGAAAAGCTTGTCTTTCGTCCTCTTCTTCAGAGCCATCAGGGCTCGTGTTTTCTCCTCCAAATCTTGATCTATGGCAAAAATGATCTTAgctctctcctctgctttcttgTCCCCAGAGTTTTTGAAGAGCCTCTGTAATGCTTCTTGGTCTATGTTTTCAAAGATGTTGCCCACGGCTTTCTTACGTGAGGCTGTGTCGAAGTGGTAGCCGTGGATGGACGGGCTTACTCGCAATGAGGTGGACATGCTTCTGGCCGGGTGGCTTGGCTTGGCTTTCATCGATGTGTGAATCTTTGGGAATTCAGCTCCCGGGCTCTCCAGAGAGTCTGTAGCAAAATCATTCCAGGACTGCTATTTAAAGTGTGAACAAAAGCTCCAGGCTCAGATTACACCGGTGACATCAGAGTGATCTCAAGGAAGCATAATCACAGACAGGTTTAACAGTTGAGTTGCCAATATCCTGTTCTTGTGCTAAATGTTACTAAAAGCTGTGTTCAGTGATAGGGCAGGAAAGGGGGGGATTTCTTTTTA comes from the Eubalaena glacialis isolate mEubGla1 chromosome 20, mEubGla1.1.hap2.+ XY, whole genome shotgun sequence genome and includes:
- the TCIM gene encoding transcriptional and immune response regulator, which encodes MKAKPSHPARSMSTSLRVSPSIHGYHFDTASRKKAVGNIFENIDQEALQRLFKNSGDKKAEERAKIIFAIDQDLEEKTRALMALKKRTKDKLFQFLKLRKYSIKVH